In one window of Chryseobacterium phocaeense DNA:
- the arr gene encoding NAD(+)--rifampin ADP-ribosyltransferase: MALQLKNNPSDKGPFYHGTKADLKVGDLLTAGGNSNYKSEFIMNHIYFTALVNGAGLAAALAKGDGQEHVYIVEPTGAFENDPNLTDKKFPGNPTRSYRSEAPLKVIGEAAEWNRPGPEELQKFREKLENSKGEIIN, encoded by the coding sequence CTGGCTTTGCAACTCAAAAATAATCCCTCAGACAAAGGTCCGTTTTATCACGGTACAAAAGCAGATCTGAAGGTGGGTGATTTGCTTACAGCAGGCGGAAATTCCAATTATAAGTCTGAATTCATCATGAATCACATTTATTTCACCGCACTGGTGAACGGAGCTGGTCTTGCTGCCGCACTGGCAAAGGGTGACGGACAGGAACATGTCTACATTGTGGAACCAACGGGAGCCTTTGAAAATGATCCCAACCTGACGGATAAAAAATTCCCGGGAAATCCAACCCGGTCCTATCGCTCTGAAGCTCCTTTGAAGGTTATCGGAGAAGCAGCAGAATGGAATAGGCCTGGTCCTGAAGAACTGCAGAAATTCCGTGAAAAATTGGAGAACAGTAAGGGGGAGATTATTAATTGA
- a CDS encoding helix-turn-helix domain-containing protein, with protein MVNNYKKYELFGKTFMQKIELKSPFRYDFPVTEQACFLYVLQGEFRYQVDQAEGNIPASYSLFLNCIRSGNQIRHALPDSKCEIVIVTFYPDILKKIYDRELPLLLQTPKTVSNKSNEKINNDFLIQKYIEGLLFYFENPFLVNEDILVLKLKEIILLLSQTQNAESVQIILSQLFSPVTYTFKQLIEANLFSQLTIEQLAEQTNLSQSSFKREFAKLYNDTPASYIKNKKLEKAAELLLASDQRITEIALNCGFNDLANFTKSFSDKYQRTPRKYRQELKAK; from the coding sequence ATGGTAAATAATTATAAGAAATACGAACTCTTCGGGAAGACATTCATGCAAAAAATTGAGCTGAAATCACCCTTCAGGTACGACTTCCCCGTTACTGAACAGGCCTGTTTTCTATATGTATTGCAGGGTGAATTCCGGTATCAGGTGGATCAGGCAGAGGGAAATATTCCCGCCAGCTATTCTTTATTTCTGAACTGTATCCGCTCAGGAAACCAGATCCGTCATGCTCTTCCGGACAGCAAGTGCGAGATCGTTATCGTTACTTTCTATCCGGATATTCTGAAGAAAATTTACGACCGGGAATTGCCATTACTGCTTCAGACCCCAAAAACCGTTTCAAATAAATCAAATGAAAAGATCAACAATGATTTTCTTATTCAGAAATACATTGAAGGCTTATTGTTTTATTTTGAAAACCCATTTCTGGTTAACGAAGATATTCTGGTCCTGAAACTCAAAGAAATTATCCTGCTGCTTTCCCAGACACAAAATGCAGAGTCAGTACAGATCATCCTGTCACAGCTTTTCTCCCCTGTCACGTATACTTTTAAACAACTCATTGAAGCCAACCTGTTTTCCCAGCTGACCATTGAACAACTGGCGGAGCAGACTAATTTAAGCCAGTCTTCGTTCAAAAGAGAATTTGCAAAACTCTATAACGATACTCCTGCCAGCTATATTAAAAATAAAAAGCTTGAAAAAGCAGCAGAGCTCCTTCTGGCCTCCGATCAGCGGATTACTGAAATTGCCCTGAACTGCGGATTCAATGACCTTGCCAATTTTACGAAAAGTTTCAGCGACAAATACCAGCGTACACCGAGAAAATACCGACAGGAATTGAAAGCAAAATAA
- a CDS encoding tetratricopeptide repeat protein, translated as MKHSQSINYSKGIVTSSLSLANRYFFSGNHPKSLYYLKLAEKEKYTQENIATQISVLNLFSYNYINIGLYNEAINGLKEIVTLSDQVQDKAIRVKAKSQAYFDIGIILRWREQCDSAAAYTQKAIHILQSQKKLSPECQSQLVWMSLEAIELKLDQEKTASAEAALKVVESRSEKLTGNQLYKLYQVRGLLHCCKNENDLAIKNYEKAIALAKEIQNNYSLQYLYNLIIAVYKKKGDQKMAQKYFEKSKILNDSLRKTKEKSIEPTVKELIKYKEKKSISKIQFLVYYICAGILIVIILLSFIIIKIRNGKKKLMQTEQETDLLNQKLNLAFNEVVRLAKNNDSEFLTRFVEVYPDFFPKLLQIEPQMQNSELKFCALLFLNFSSKDIATYTFVQPQSIQTRKNRLRKKLNIQSHEDIYAWMKNI; from the coding sequence TTGAAACATTCCCAAAGTATCAATTATTCAAAAGGCATTGTAACCAGCAGCTTAAGTCTGGCCAACCGCTATTTTTTTTCAGGAAATCACCCCAAAAGCTTATATTATCTGAAGCTTGCAGAAAAAGAAAAATATACGCAGGAAAATATCGCCACTCAAATCTCTGTTTTAAATCTTTTCAGCTATAATTATATCAATATTGGATTATACAACGAAGCTATTAACGGACTTAAGGAGATTGTCACACTATCTGACCAGGTTCAGGATAAAGCAATAAGGGTAAAGGCAAAATCACAGGCTTATTTTGATATTGGTATTATACTCAGATGGAGAGAGCAGTGTGATTCTGCAGCTGCATACACCCAAAAAGCAATTCATATTCTGCAGTCCCAGAAAAAATTAAGTCCGGAATGTCAAAGCCAGCTGGTTTGGATGTCGCTGGAAGCTATAGAATTAAAGCTTGACCAGGAAAAAACAGCTTCAGCCGAGGCCGCTCTGAAAGTAGTGGAAAGCCGCTCTGAAAAGCTGACCGGTAACCAACTTTATAAATTATACCAGGTAAGAGGCCTTCTTCACTGCTGCAAAAACGAAAATGATCTGGCTATTAAAAATTATGAAAAAGCAATAGCTCTGGCTAAAGAAATTCAAAATAATTATTCCTTACAGTATCTCTACAACCTCATCATCGCCGTATATAAGAAAAAAGGAGATCAAAAAATGGCTCAAAAATATTTTGAAAAAAGCAAAATACTCAATGACAGCCTGAGAAAGACCAAAGAAAAATCCATTGAGCCCACTGTAAAAGAATTGATTAAATACAAGGAAAAAAAATCGATATCTAAAATTCAGTTTTTGGTATATTATATCTGTGCCGGGATTCTTATTGTAATCATTCTCCTTTCATTTATTATCATCAAAATCCGTAATGGAAAGAAAAAACTGATGCAAACAGAACAGGAAACAGATCTCTTAAATCAAAAACTTAACCTTGCTTTTAATGAAGTAGTCCGGCTCGCAAAAAATAACGACTCTGAATTCCTAACGCGGTTTGTTGAAGTTTATCCGGATTTCTTTCCTAAATTATTACAGATAGAGCCTCAGATGCAGAACAGTGAATTAAAATTCTGTGCCCTGTTATTCCTCAATTTCTCAAGTAAGGATATTGCCACTTATACCTTTGTGCAGCCTCAATCTATTCAAACCAGAAAGAACAGGCTAAGAAAAAAACTGAACATTCAGTCTCATGAAGATATATATGCCTGGATGAAGAATATTTAA
- a CDS encoding tetratricopeptide repeat-containing sensor histidine kinase, which produces MIFKTIKAAGVLYKKGLIILIAFIGSGYMMKAQLPLNSKAYHDSLYMALSTQKSDSMKARTAFLLSHYWSIKRDLKKAEKYLITGRSYFKNNRFLLGIYYSTANDVYLDSDANKARAALLKADSLLAVFHTPDAYINLARTWYSEAIIAQRKSDEKRSLWILVNKVIPFVEKSGDHIILAKYYSQVGILLMNRDLHEKAQEYFFKVIKMKNSLPRKNNTLVRAYIYSAENLTNAGKFAQAKTMLSEARKILDENPGAEDNADYYLVEGSYFEEMKQYPEALRSYDQSAQYAKMIKDVDLEDTLVMEKFDILFETGQFKEAEKLLLQLEKSKYTYKADNKKELYKQMARVSHALGKNKEAYEWQKKYSTFSDSLYQAQLDRDIVAIEAKFKNSEKEKTIVQLQAAKKQEELKSKNQRLTSWILGIAGAALLIGLFFLVYSYKSAKKLSIQKEINHQQRLNEIEQQHHLKLVQEMLDAEERERQRIGRDLHDGLGGMLAGIKMNLTQQQKTEYHNLNTVITRLDESVVELRRIARNMMPESLLKIGLETSLRDLCELLESEETSITFQAIDIGKDIPDATQMHIYRIVQELLSNAIRHGYPSNVMLQCSQNQDVFYITVEDDGKGFDVSILDISPGIGFTNIKNRVEYLKGKMDIVSAQGEGTTVNIELNIGTA; this is translated from the coding sequence ATGATATTCAAAACTATAAAAGCAGCAGGTGTTTTGTATAAAAAGGGACTTATAATCCTTATTGCTTTTATAGGCTCCGGTTACATGATGAAGGCGCAGTTACCTCTTAACAGTAAAGCTTATCACGACAGTCTCTATATGGCTTTGAGTACCCAGAAAAGCGATAGTATGAAGGCAAGGACCGCTTTTCTGCTTTCCCATTACTGGTCTATAAAACGTGATCTGAAAAAGGCTGAGAAATATTTGATAACAGGCAGATCTTATTTTAAAAATAACCGTTTTCTGCTTGGAATTTATTATAGCACTGCCAATGATGTATATCTGGATTCCGATGCGAATAAAGCCCGGGCTGCTCTTCTTAAGGCAGATTCTCTTCTCGCTGTTTTTCATACCCCCGATGCTTATATTAATTTAGCCAGGACCTGGTATAGCGAAGCCATCATTGCCCAAAGAAAAAGTGATGAAAAAAGATCTCTATGGATCCTCGTGAATAAAGTGATTCCCTTTGTTGAAAAAAGCGGAGACCATATTATTCTGGCAAAATACTATTCACAGGTAGGTATTCTGCTTATGAACAGGGATTTGCATGAAAAAGCACAGGAATACTTCTTCAAAGTAATTAAAATGAAAAATAGCCTTCCCCGGAAGAACAATACACTGGTACGTGCTTATATTTATTCTGCTGAAAATTTAACCAATGCCGGAAAATTTGCACAGGCCAAAACTATGTTGTCAGAAGCCAGAAAAATTCTTGATGAGAACCCGGGAGCAGAAGATAATGCAGACTATTATCTGGTGGAAGGAAGCTATTTTGAAGAGATGAAGCAATATCCTGAAGCCCTCAGGAGTTATGATCAAAGTGCACAATATGCGAAGATGATTAAAGATGTTGATCTTGAGGATACGCTGGTCATGGAGAAATTTGATATTCTTTTTGAGACCGGGCAATTTAAAGAGGCAGAGAAACTTTTGCTACAGCTGGAGAAGAGTAAATACACCTATAAAGCAGATAATAAAAAGGAACTTTATAAGCAAATGGCCCGCGTTTCCCATGCATTGGGAAAAAACAAAGAAGCCTACGAATGGCAGAAGAAGTACAGTACTTTCTCAGACAGTCTGTATCAGGCTCAGCTGGACAGGGATATTGTAGCCATAGAAGCTAAATTTAAGAATTCTGAGAAAGAAAAAACTATCGTACAGCTTCAGGCAGCCAAAAAGCAGGAAGAACTTAAAAGCAAAAACCAGAGACTGACAAGCTGGATTCTGGGAATAGCCGGAGCCGCATTGCTGATTGGTCTTTTTTTCCTGGTGTATTCTTATAAAAGCGCCAAAAAGCTGTCTATACAGAAAGAAATCAACCATCAACAGCGTCTGAATGAAATAGAACAGCAGCATCACCTGAAACTGGTCCAGGAAATGCTTGATGCGGAAGAACGTGAACGCCAGCGCATCGGGCGGGATCTTCACGACGGACTTGGCGGCATGCTTGCCGGAATAAAAATGAATCTTACCCAACAGCAGAAAACAGAGTATCACAACCTGAATACCGTAATCACCAGGCTGGACGAATCTGTTGTTGAGCTAAGGCGTATCGCCCGGAATATGATGCCCGAAAGCCTTCTGAAAATCGGACTGGAAACTTCTTTGCGGGATCTCTGTGAGCTGCTGGAAAGTGAAGAAACCTCGATAACATTCCAGGCTATTGATATCGGGAAGGACATTCCTGATGCCACCCAAATGCACATTTATCGTATTGTGCAGGAACTTCTTTCCAATGCGATACGGCATGGTTACCCGTCAAATGTTATGCTTCAGTGCAGCCAGAATCAGGATGTATTCTATATCACTGTGGAAGATGACGGAAAAGGGTTTGATGTTTCTATTCTGGATATAAGCCCGGGAATAGGCTTTACCAATATTAAAAACAGGGTAGAATACCTGAAAGGGAAGATGGATATTGTATCTGCTCAAGGTGAAGGAACTACTGTTAATATTGAGCTCAATATAGGTACTGCATGA
- a CDS encoding C1 family peptidase: MKNFKMIMAALGLLTLASCEKSEDLNEAPVQESSQKFKLGARFIDEEVYKTFKAADMDYLSLKFKGKNSGDVAAKLPSSYTMASTAIGNQGNEGSCVGWATAYAAASSLEYNFKGISQARSPEYVYNQIKIGSCLDGSYISDALNLIKNQGVCSIAEMPYNDTNCSVQPNVSQKNAASTHKFTNWATVDNTNIANVKTLLSMNLPVVIGIPVDQAFWNIGNTGWVWKKRSGAVEGGHAVCVIGYDDSKQAFKVQNSWGTGWGANGYFWIDYSFFAKSRFNAATRAVTECYVAYVQ, from the coding sequence ATGAAAAATTTCAAAATGATTATGGCAGCTTTAGGCCTGCTTACTCTGGCATCATGTGAAAAATCAGAAGATCTGAATGAGGCTCCCGTACAGGAGAGTTCACAAAAATTTAAACTTGGAGCCCGGTTTATAGATGAAGAGGTGTATAAAACATTTAAAGCGGCAGATATGGATTACCTAAGCCTTAAATTTAAAGGTAAGAATTCGGGAGATGTTGCTGCAAAGCTTCCTTCATCTTACACCATGGCAAGTACGGCCATAGGAAACCAGGGAAATGAAGGATCTTGTGTGGGGTGGGCCACTGCTTATGCGGCGGCCAGCTCGCTGGAATATAACTTCAAAGGAATATCCCAGGCCAGAAGCCCGGAATATGTATACAACCAGATTAAAATAGGCTCATGCCTGGATGGTTCTTACATAAGTGATGCCTTGAACCTGATTAAAAACCAGGGCGTTTGCAGCATTGCTGAGATGCCTTACAATGACACCAATTGTTCTGTCCAGCCGAATGTTTCACAGAAAAATGCAGCCAGTACCCATAAATTTACCAATTGGGCAACGGTAGATAATACCAATATCGCTAATGTGAAAACGCTTTTAAGTATGAATCTTCCTGTTGTTATCGGGATTCCTGTAGATCAGGCTTTCTGGAATATCGGGAATACGGGCTGGGTATGGAAAAAACGTTCCGGTGCCGTAGAGGGTGGTCATGCCGTTTGTGTTATAGGATATGATGACTCGAAGCAGGCTTTTAAAGTTCAGAACTCCTGGGGAACCGGTTGGGGAGCCAACGGATATTTCTGGATTGATTACTCATTCTTTGCAAAATCCAGATTTAATGCAGCAACAAGAGCGGTAACAGAATGTTACGTAGCCTATGTACAATAG
- a CDS encoding bacteriocin-like protein: MKNLKKLNRKELRSVFGGHTCPSFYPNHVVWNGTHACCSVVPAGGNPCPYIHDCLVSGCS; this comes from the coding sequence ATGAAAAATTTAAAAAAATTAAACAGAAAAGAATTAAGATCAGTGTTCGGAGGGCATACCTGTCCTTCCTTCTACCCTAATCATGTGGTCTGGAACGGAACTCATGCATGCTGTTCCGTAGTACCGGCCGGAGGAAATCCTTGCCCGTATATCCATGATTGCCTTGTTTCAGGATGCAGTTAG
- a CDS encoding transposase, with protein MEKAPNYKRIYEDMLNFHYPHKLTECRPVLDKARLSIFDIHLLNTIIFGKKNKENQVFNQKLRSYNEEDIREVLQYQQQYNLNNTQTALHFKLSRNSIASWRKKYPILK; from the coding sequence ATGGAAAAAGCACCCAATTATAAGAGGATTTATGAAGATATGCTGAATTTTCACTATCCGCATAAATTAACCGAATGCCGTCCCGTATTAGATAAGGCCAGGCTTTCTATTTTTGATATCCACCTTCTCAATACCATTATTTTTGGTAAGAAGAATAAAGAGAATCAGGTTTTTAATCAGAAGCTCAGATCTTATAATGAGGAAGATATCAGGGAAGTTCTTCAGTATCAGCAGCAATATAATCTGAACAATACACAAACGGCACTGCATTTTAAATTGAGCAGGAACAGCATTGCATCATGGAGGAAAAAATACCCGATTTTGAAATAA